One region of Acropora muricata isolate sample 2 chromosome 13, ASM3666990v1, whole genome shotgun sequence genomic DNA includes:
- the LOC136897001 gene encoding potassium voltage-gated channel protein Shal-like isoform X1: MITNLGAIPTRSSYNKERRPSVFPRQPAGYPCLERLKRRHPDVKVIFNVGGRRFVTWKNTLKRFPGTLLGSDELVARFYDEDKKEYFIDRDPHLFRYILNYYRCGRLHRSFDDCNASFEEELLFYGIRPQEVHDCCFDDDNEQENHDDGKCSAKACTNTNLTQRLRKSLIARARNWMWVLLEGEAESGLRAFVGTVIIYIVGLFIILSIFATVYETVPCDGDNDSCKKRVHALELLDLVCVVVFTVEFSLRLLVCPNIVEFAKSAMNIIDFLSILPFYLTILLKSVNGSNVEALVVLRVLRIFRVVKLTRHSKRLQRFGVAIASCVADLMSLMFVLLIAVVVFSSMIYFIERDAVEGKFISIPDSMWYTIVTMITLGYGDIVPSTFLGQIVGAICCVAGVILIALPIPIIQEKDIFKKQMLSVYNVDNLHSKLRQMKTAAERTERA; this comes from the exons ATGATTACCAACCTAGGCGCCATTCCAACGCGCTCATCATATAACAAAGAAAGGCGTCCATCAGTGTTTCCGCGTCAACCCGCAGGGTACCCATGCCTCGAAAGACTGAAACGGCGTCATCCAGACGTCAAGGTCATTTTCAATGTTGGCGGTCGTAGATTTGTCACATGGAAAAACACGCTGAAGCGTTTCCCTGGTACGCTTCTGGGCTCAGATGAGCTGGTGGCGAGATTTTACGACGAGGATAAGAAAGAGTATTTCATAGATCGCGATCCACATTTATTTCGTTACATCTTGAACTATTATCGTTGTGGAAGGCTGCACCGATCCTTCGACGATTGCAATGCTTCTTTTGAAGAGGAACTTCTCTTTTACGGGATAAGGCCTCAAGAAGTTCACGATTGTTGCTTCGACGATGACAACGAGCAAGAAAATCATGACGATGGCAAATGTTCTGCCAAAGCTTGCACAAACACAAATTTGACGCAGCGTCTTCGAAAGAGTCTAATCGCGCGCGCAAGGAATTGGATGTGGGTGCTGTTAGAAGGAGAGGCCGAGTCTGGACTTAGAGCTTTTGTGGGGACGGTGATTATCTACATTGTAGGCTTGTTTATTATTCTCAGCATTTTCGCTACAGTTTACGAGACAGTACCTTGCGATGGAGATAACGACTCTTGTAAGAAAAGAGTTCACGCTCTCGAGCTTTTGGACCTTGTTTGCGTTGTCGTATTCACTGTGGAGTTTTCTCTAAGACTTCTAGTTTGTCCCAACATTGTGGAATTCGCAAAGAGTGCTATGAATATTATCGACTTTTTATCGATCTTACCATTTTACTTGACGATATTGCTTAAATCGGTGAATGGTTCAAATGTAGAGGCTCTTGTTGTACTTCGAGTGTTGAGAATATTTCGAGTGGTCAAGTTGACGAGACATTCAAAGCGTCTTCAAAGATTTGGGGTTGCCATTGCGAGTTGCGTGGCAGACCTCATGTCGTTAatgtttgttttgctcataGCTGTGGTCGTCTTTTCGAGTATGATTTACTTTATAGAGCGCGATGCAGTGGAAGGAAAATTCATAAGCATACCTGACAGTATGTGGTATACAATTGTCACGATGATTACGTTGGG ATATGGGGACATAGTGCCTTCCACGTTCCTTGGTCAAATCGTAGGAGCTATATGCTGTGTGGCTGGAGTCATTTTAATCGCTCTGCCAATTCCAATTATACAAGAAAAAGACATTTTCAAGAAGCAAATGCTAAGCGTTTACAATGTAGACAACTTGCATTCTAAACTTCGTCAAATGAAGACTGCAGCCGAAAGAACTGAACGAGCATAA
- the LOC136897001 gene encoding potassium voltage-gated channel protein Shal-like isoform X2 gives MITNLGAIPTRSSYNKERRPSVFPRQPAGYPCLERLKRRHPDVKVIFNVGGRRFVTWKNTLKRFPGTLLGSDELVARFYDEDKKEYFIDRDPHLFRYILNYYRCGRLHRSFDDCNASFEEELLFYGIRPQEVHDCCFDDDNEQENHDDGKCSAKACTNTNLTQRLRKSLIARARNWMWVLLEGEAESGLRAFVGTVIIYIVGLFIILSIFATVYETVPCDGDNDSCKKRVHALELLDLVCVVVFTVEFSLRLLVCPNIVEFAKSAMNIIDFLSILPFYLTILLKSVNGSNVEALVVLRVLRIFRVVKLTRHSKRLQRFGVAIASCVADLMSLMFVLLIAVVVFSSMIYFIERDAVEGKFISIPDSMWYTIVTMITLG, from the coding sequence ATGATTACCAACCTAGGCGCCATTCCAACGCGCTCATCATATAACAAAGAAAGGCGTCCATCAGTGTTTCCGCGTCAACCCGCAGGGTACCCATGCCTCGAAAGACTGAAACGGCGTCATCCAGACGTCAAGGTCATTTTCAATGTTGGCGGTCGTAGATTTGTCACATGGAAAAACACGCTGAAGCGTTTCCCTGGTACGCTTCTGGGCTCAGATGAGCTGGTGGCGAGATTTTACGACGAGGATAAGAAAGAGTATTTCATAGATCGCGATCCACATTTATTTCGTTACATCTTGAACTATTATCGTTGTGGAAGGCTGCACCGATCCTTCGACGATTGCAATGCTTCTTTTGAAGAGGAACTTCTCTTTTACGGGATAAGGCCTCAAGAAGTTCACGATTGTTGCTTCGACGATGACAACGAGCAAGAAAATCATGACGATGGCAAATGTTCTGCCAAAGCTTGCACAAACACAAATTTGACGCAGCGTCTTCGAAAGAGTCTAATCGCGCGCGCAAGGAATTGGATGTGGGTGCTGTTAGAAGGAGAGGCCGAGTCTGGACTTAGAGCTTTTGTGGGGACGGTGATTATCTACATTGTAGGCTTGTTTATTATTCTCAGCATTTTCGCTACAGTTTACGAGACAGTACCTTGCGATGGAGATAACGACTCTTGTAAGAAAAGAGTTCACGCTCTCGAGCTTTTGGACCTTGTTTGCGTTGTCGTATTCACTGTGGAGTTTTCTCTAAGACTTCTAGTTTGTCCCAACATTGTGGAATTCGCAAAGAGTGCTATGAATATTATCGACTTTTTATCGATCTTACCATTTTACTTGACGATATTGCTTAAATCGGTGAATGGTTCAAATGTAGAGGCTCTTGTTGTACTTCGAGTGTTGAGAATATTTCGAGTGGTCAAGTTGACGAGACATTCAAAGCGTCTTCAAAGATTTGGGGTTGCCATTGCGAGTTGCGTGGCAGACCTCATGTCGTTAatgtttgttttgctcataGCTGTGGTCGTCTTTTCGAGTATGATTTACTTTATAGAGCGCGATGCAGTGGAAGGAAAATTCATAAGCATACCTGACAGTATGTGGTATACAATTGTCACGATGATTACGTTGGGGTGA